A part of Brassica rapa cultivar Chiifu-401-42 chromosome A05, CAAS_Brap_v3.01, whole genome shotgun sequence genomic DNA contains:
- the LOC103874739 gene encoding E3 ubiquitin-protein ligase RNF14, with amino-acid sequence MSRRNHDRRYIRRDGVTAPVVNPVNDHPQSEHQQEDTTSTDRFSAASPSTSTSQPSQNLDHPTKPRRIRRRRGGSKSAPPYLEKSEVNSTEPDAADCLADELSTLALKHNSNPVNNDNSSVYSEDKQSPEIERKEDIMLTILNDLRSNVTEPELTDEQLRLNDQLQEDELLALGYIYGGNMFILERHKDMRYFQIHVNVEATSEHTISAKLCLQADSSKESDDFLYTFQAQHLPPIVLTCLLPNAYPSHLPPYYLISVQWMNPDKISSLCSILDSIWTEQPGQEVLYQWTDWLQNSSVSHLGFDNEIVLGPYGVTSSRDKRAVSGSRSPDVDIPYIRSYDDEKRRESFLESLHECCICFSESAGFDFVKLPCEHFFCVKCMKTYTDIHVSEGTVNKLQCPDSKCGEIVPPGVLKRLLGDEAYQRWETLMLQKTLESMTDVAYCPRCETPCIEDEDQFALCFKCYYSFCTLCNEKRHVGGTCMSPELRLQILEERQSSSCLGEEQRRKEREMINEIISVSVIKQSAKQCPSCKMAISRTGGCNKMVCNNCGQFFCYRCNKAITGYEHFREGTCELFPQDAIQEWNEMNERQVFQIQAQLFAPHGQFPQRGQICPNCRQFNLKAGNNNHLFCWACQAHFCYLCKKVVKRCAQHYGPKGCKQHTDG; translated from the exons ATGAGTCGAAGGAATCACGACCGCCGCTACATTCGCCGTGACGGCGTAACTGCTCCGGTCGTGAATCCAGTCAACGATCATCCCCAATCGGAGCATCAGCAAGAAGACACGACCTCCACGGATCGGTTCTCTGCTGCTTCTCCCTCTACTTCTACTTCTCAGCCATCGCAAAACCTCGATCACCCCACAAAACCTCGCCGTATTCGGCGCCGCCGTGGTGGATCAAAGTCCGCACCTCCCTACTTGGAGAAATCAGAGGTGAATTCAACTGAACCCGATGCTGCTGATTGCTTGGCCGATGAGTTAAGCACCTTAGCCCTGAAACATAATTCAAATCCGGTTAATAATGATAATTCAAGTGTATACTCGGAGGATAAGCAGAGCCCTGAGATAGAAAGGAAGGAAGATATCATGTTGACTATTCTGAATGATTTGCGATCTAACGTCACTGAGCCGGAGCTAACCGATGAGCAGCTAAGGTTGAATGATCAGTTACAAGAAGATGAG CTTCTGGCACTAGGGTATATCTATGGAGGTAACATGTTCATCCTTGAACGGCATAAAGATATGCGATACTTTCAG atTCATGTAAACGTTGAGGCAACTAGTGAACATACTATCTCTGCAAAGCTCTGCTTACAAGCTGATTCAAGCAAAGAGTCAGATGATTTCTTATACACGTTCCAAGCCCAGCACCTTCCTCCGATTGTGTTGACTTGTTTGTTACCAAATGCTTATCCTAGCCACTTGCCGCCTTACTACTTGATAAGCGTTCAGTGGATGAACCCTGATAAGATCTCGAGCCTCTGCTCCATACTGGATTCGATATGGACTGAACAGCCAGGGCAAGAAGTCTTGTACCAGTGGACAGATTGGTTACAGAACTCGTCTGTTTCTCATCTCGGCTTTGATAATGAGATTGTTCTTGGTCCTTATGGCGTTACATCTTCTAGAGATAAACGTGCTGTCTCTGGAAGTCGTTCACCTGATGTAGATATCCCCTATATTAGGAGTTATGACGACGAGAAACGCCGTGAGAGCTTCCTTGAGAGCTTACACGAGTGCTGTATATGTTTCTCTGAATCTGCAG GTTTCGACTTTGTTAAGTTACCATGTGAGCATTTCTTTTGTGTAAAATGTATGAAGACGTATACAGACATACATGTCTCTGAAGGCACAGTGAACAAGCTTCAGTGTCCAGACTCGAAATGTGGAGAGATTGTACCTCCAGGTGTATTGAAGAGATTGTTGGGAGATGAAGCGTATCAACGTTGGGAAACTCTAATGTTACAGAAAACACTGGAGTCCATGACTGACGTTGCTTACTGTCCTAGATGTGAAACCCCCTGCATAGAAGACGAGGACCAGTTTGCTTTATGTTTCAAGTGCTACTACAGTTTCTGTACTCTCTGTAACGAAAAGCGACACGTGGGAGGTACCTGTATGAGCCCGGAGCTCAGGCTTCAAATCTTGGAG GAACGTCAAAGTTCTTCATGTCTGGGAGAGGAACAAAGGCGAAAAGAAAGGGAAATGATCAATGAGATTATCAGTGTGAGTGTGATAAAGCAAAGCGCAAAGCAATGCCCGTCTTGCAAAATGGCCATCTCAAGAACCGGAGGCTGTAATAAAATGGTTTGTAATAACTGTGGCCAATTCTTTTGCTACCGTTGCAACAAAGCTATCACTGGTTATGAACATTTCAG AGAGGGAACATGTGAGCTATTCCCACAGGACGCTATCCAAGAATGGAATGAAATGAATGAACGACAAGTTTTTCAGATTCAAGCTCAGTTGTTTGCACCGCACGGTCAGTTTCCTCAGCGCGGTCAGATATGTCCTAATTGCCGCCAGTTCAACCTAAAG GCGGGAAACAACAATCACTTGTTTTGCTGGGCGTGTCAAGCACATTTCTGTTACCTTTGCAAAAAAGTGGTGAAGCGATGTGCTCAGCATTATGGACCAAAGGGTTGCAAGCAGCACACTGATGGGTAA
- the LOC103874740 gene encoding ubiquinol oxidase 3, mitochondrial — MSSRSIYRTLRPVLSSSVVSSGLGTGHGINGHVISHLPTIRFLSSDTSSSATGNRLPGNPVRTADGKVISTYWGIPPTKITKPDGSAWKWNCFQPWDSYKPDVSIDVTKHHKPANFTDKFAYWTVQSLKIPVQLFFQRKHMCHAMLLETVAAVPGMVGGMLLHLKSLRRFEHSGGWIKALLEEAENERMHLMTFIELSQPKWYERAIVFAVQGVFFNAYFLSYVVSPKLAHRITGYLEEEAVNSYTEFLNDIDAGKFKNSPAPAIAIDYWRLPKDATLRDVVFVIRADEAHHRDINHYASDIQFQGRELKEAPAPIGYH; from the exons ATGTCCTCCAGGTCGATTTACCGTACTCTTCGACCGGTGCTATCATCTTCGGTAGTATCATCCGGTTTAGGTACTGGACATGGAATAAATGGGCATGTCATCAGCCACTTGCCCACTATTCGGTTTTTGAGCTCCGACACGTCATCTTCGGCAACTGGGAATAGGCTGCCGGGAAATCCTGTCCGAACGGCCGACGGCAAAGTCATTTCCACTTATTGGGGTATACCTCCGACTAAGATTACTAAACCGGACGGTTCAGCTTGGAAGTGGAATTGTTTTCAACCATGGGATTCATACAAACCGGATGTGTCCATTGACGTAACCAAACATCACAAACCGGCCAATTTCACTGACAAATTCGCATATTGGACTGTCCAATCTCTGAAGATACCGGTTCAATTATTTTTCCAG AGGAAGCATATGTGCCATGCAATGTTGCTGGAGACAGTGGCGGCGGTGCCAGGAATGGTGGGAGGGATGCTTTTGCACTTGAAATCTCTACGGAGGTTCGAACATAGTGGCGGATGGATCAAAGCCTTGCTCGAAGAGGCTGAGAACGAGCGTATGCATCTCATGACCTTCATCGAGCTCTCACAACCCAAATG gTATGAACGGGCGATTGTGTTTGCGGTCCAGGGTGTTTTCTTCAACGCATATTTCCTGTCTTATGTAGTTTCTCCCAAACTTGCTCATCGTATCACTGGATacttagaagaagaagctgtgaaTTCTTATACCGAGTTTCTCAATGACATCGATGCCGGAAAGTTCAAAAACTCACCAGCTCCGGCCATCGCGATTGATTACTGGCGGTTGCCTAAAGATGCGACGCTGAGGGACGTGGTTTTTGTCATCCGAGCTGATGAAGCTCACCACCGAGATATTAACCATTATGCTTCG GACATACAATTTCAAGGACGCGAACTCAAGGAAGCACCAGCTCCGATTGGATATCACTAA
- the LOC103874741 gene encoding zinc finger CCCH domain-containing protein 12 has product MSHHRRDSGGDVVHVIPTNNPPPENWFPNVGDSAVWATEDDYNRVWAVNPDGENGPPNKKSRGSPSSSAASNRTKAIGKMFFKTKLCCKFRAGTCPYVTNCNFAHTVEELRRPPPNWQEIVAGTPTTVEQREEFQIPSTADESGRSFKGRHCKKFYTEEGCPYGESCSFMHDEASRNRESVAISLGPAGYGNSNLLVLGGIGIQIVKPSNWKTRICNKWEITGYCPFGAKCHFAHGAAELHRFGGGLVEGQGKDGISPNPDVKQTGPNPKGHSDTTTTLLSPGLPHHSDAGYHSGVALQRASSAVTQKPGIRTLQKWKGPGKISLIYGDWIDDIE; this is encoded by the exons ATGAGTCACCACCGGCGTGATTCCGGCGGAGATGTAGTTCACGTGATACCCACAAACAACCCTCCGCCGGAGAATTGGTTTCCGAACGTCGGCGATAGCGCCGTCTGGGCGACGGAAGACGACTACAATCGCGTCTGGGCGGTGAATCCGGACGGCGAGAATGGTCCTCCGAACAAGAAAAGTCGAGGGTCTCCGTCGTCCTCCGCCGCGAGCAACCGTACCAAAGCGATCGGGAAGATGTTCTTCAAGACGAAGCTCTGCTGCAAGTTCCGCGCGGGGACGTGTCCGTACGTCACGAACTGCAACTTCGCTCACACCGTGGAGGAGCTTCGTCGTCCGCCGCCGAACTGGCAGGAGATCGTGGCGGGAACGCCCACTACGGTTGAGCAGAGGGAAGAGTTTCAGATCCCGTCGACGGCGGACGAGAGTGGGAGGTCGTTTAAAGGAAGGCATTGCAAGAAGTTTTACACTGAGGAAGGGTGTCCTTATGGAGAAAGCTGTTCTTTTATGCACGATGAGGCTTCCAGGAATAGAGAGAGCGTTGCCATTAGTTTAGGCCCTGCTGGTTACGGTAATAGCAACCTCCTAGTGCTTGGTGGAATTGGAATTCAGATTGTGAAGCCTTCAAACTGGAAGACAAGGATTTGCAATAAGTGGGAGATTACTGGTTATTGTCCCTTTGGTGCTAAGTGTCATTTTGCTCACGGAGCTGCAG AGTTGCATAGATTTGGTGGAGGACTTGTAGAAGGACAAGGCAAAGACGGCATATCGCCTAATCCAGACGTAAAGCAAACAGGACCAAACCCAAAAGGACATTCAGACACAACAACTACACTTTTATCTCCAGGACTTCCCCATCATTCAGACGCTGGTTACCACAGTGGAGTAGCATTGCAACGAGCTTCTAGTGCGGTTACGCAGAAGCCTGGGATCAGAACTCTTCAGAAATGGAAAGGACCGGGGAAAATCAGTCTGATATACGGTGATTGGATTGACGATATTGAATGA